From the genome of Papaver somniferum cultivar HN1 chromosome 2, ASM357369v1, whole genome shotgun sequence, one region includes:
- the LOC113350398 gene encoding probable 28S rRNA (cytosine-C(5))-methyltransferase isoform X2 codes for MGRPPPPKPAPKAAKGGSKKQTNLERSSYFARREAAKVLKSVLQGDANKRAVGSIKTLIYSPTIRNKKATFALVCQTLKDLPILKEVIEGANVLNGKWKRQEELMYIIAYDILFGQATVVLAGDAENFLLQRKNALQSALAKLCVKKKVKCVEDLLLQYNPNPDVSKPRYVRVNTLKMDFESAFLELSKQHKVQKDDIVPDLLVLPPGTDLHDHPLVKNGSIFLQGKASSMVAVALGPQPGWEVLDACSAPGNKTVHLAALMRGKGKITACELNKDRVKRLEETVKYSGASNVEVLHGNFLNISTEDPLYTEVRAILLDPSCSGSGTAVDRLDHLLPSYTAAQAADVADTPRVKNLAAFQSKALAHALSFPAVERVVYSTCSIFQTENEDVVKSVLPLADSLGFHLETALPKWTRRGLPVFEGSEHLLRTDPVVDMEGFFIALFVKKTAVSSSVVSQENEDHGHIKQTKELNGQNQYLRKKPVRRRLLPTRFVRMAEMMSRSYLIR; via the exons atGGGCcgtccaccaccaccaaaaccagCTCCCAAGGCGGCGAAGGGCGGTTCGAAGAAACAAACCAATCTAGAAAGATCATCATACTTTGCTAGAAGAGAAGCTGCGAAAGTATTGAAAAGTGTATTACAAGGAGATGCTAATAAAAGAGCTGTCGGTTCTATCAAAACCCTGATTTATAGTCCTACTATAAGAAACAAGAAAGCTACTTTTGCCCTAGTATGTCAAACCCTTAAAG ATCTTCCGATTCTAAAGGAAGTGATTGAAGGTGCTAATGTACTGAATGGCAAATGGAAG AGGCAAGAGGAGTTGATGTACATTATCGCATACGATATTCTCTTTGGCCag GCTACTGTTGTACTGGCCGGTGATGCAGAAAATTTTCTACTTCAGCGGAAAAATGCTCTACAGTCAGCTTTGGCTAAGCTTtgtgtgaagaagaaagtgaaatGCGTAGAAGACTTATTGCTCCAGTATAATCCAAATCCTG ATGTCTCAAAGCCTCGATATGTTCGTGTAAATACACTTAAAATGGACTTTGAGTCTGCTTTTCTTGAATTGAGCAAACAGCACAAG GTGCAGAAGGATGACATAGTCCCAGACTTATTGGTGCTACCGCCAGGGACTGATTTGCATGATCACCCTTTGGTGAAAAATGGAAGTATTTTTCTGCAA GGGAAGGCAAGTTCCATGGTGGCAGTTGCTCTTGGACCTCAGCCCGGTTGGGAG GTTCTGGATGCTTGTTCAGCTCCAGGAAACAAAACTGTTCACCTTGCCGCCCTCATGAGAGGAAAGGGAAAAATCACTGCTTGTGAACTTAACAAAGATCGAGTGAAACGATTAGAGGAGACTGTTAAATACTCCGGAGCTTCTA ATGTGGaagttttgcacggaaacttttTAAACATTAGCACAGAAGACCCCTTGTACACAGAG GTTCGGGCCATTCTCCTGGATCCTTCTTGCTCTGGTTCTGGAACTGCTGTTGACAGATTGGATCATCTTCtcccatcatatactgcag CTCAAGCTGCTGATGTTGCTGACACTCCAAGGGTGAAAAACCTTGCTGCTTTCCAAAGCAAAGCTCTTGCACATGCACTATCTT TCCCAGCTGTTGAGAGAGTGGTGTACAGCACTTGTTCCATCTTCCAAACCGAAAACGAGGATGTTGTTAAGTCGGTTCTCCCACTGGCTGATTCCCTTGGTTTTCATCTGGAAACTGCACTTCCAAAGTGGACTCGCCGTGGTCTCCCAGTATTTGAAGGCT CTGAACATTTGTTAAGAACTGATCCAGTGGTGGACATGGAGGGTTTCTTTATTGCACTATTTGTGAAGAAGACTGCAGTTAGCAGCTCGGTTGTCTCACAGGAAAACGAAGACCATGGCCACATAAAGCAAACGAAGGAGCTTAATGGGCAAAACCAGTATTTGAGAAAGAAACCTGTAAGGAGGAGATTGTTGCCCACTCGCTTTGTGAGGATGGCAGAAATGATGTCGCGCTCTTATTTGATCCGTTGA
- the LOC113350398 gene encoding probable 28S rRNA (cytosine-C(5))-methyltransferase isoform X1 codes for MGRPPPPKPAPKAAKGGSKKQTNLERSSYFARREAAKVLKSVLQGDANKRAVGSIKTLIYSPTIRNKKATFALVCQTLKDLPILKEVIEGANVLNGKWKRQEELMYIIAYDILFGQATVVLAGDAENFLLQRKNALQSALAKLCVKKKVKCVEDLLLQYNPNPDVSKPRYVRVNTLKMDFESAFLELSKQHKQVQKDDIVPDLLVLPPGTDLHDHPLVKNGSIFLQGKASSMVAVALGPQPGWEVLDACSAPGNKTVHLAALMRGKGKITACELNKDRVKRLEETVKYSGASNVEVLHGNFLNISTEDPLYTEVRAILLDPSCSGSGTAVDRLDHLLPSYTAAQAADVADTPRVKNLAAFQSKALAHALSFPAVERVVYSTCSIFQTENEDVVKSVLPLADSLGFHLETALPKWTRRGLPVFEGSEHLLRTDPVVDMEGFFIALFVKKTAVSSSVVSQENEDHGHIKQTKELNGQNQYLRKKPVRRRLLPTRFVRMAEMMSRSYLIR; via the exons atGGGCcgtccaccaccaccaaaaccagCTCCCAAGGCGGCGAAGGGCGGTTCGAAGAAACAAACCAATCTAGAAAGATCATCATACTTTGCTAGAAGAGAAGCTGCGAAAGTATTGAAAAGTGTATTACAAGGAGATGCTAATAAAAGAGCTGTCGGTTCTATCAAAACCCTGATTTATAGTCCTACTATAAGAAACAAGAAAGCTACTTTTGCCCTAGTATGTCAAACCCTTAAAG ATCTTCCGATTCTAAAGGAAGTGATTGAAGGTGCTAATGTACTGAATGGCAAATGGAAG AGGCAAGAGGAGTTGATGTACATTATCGCATACGATATTCTCTTTGGCCag GCTACTGTTGTACTGGCCGGTGATGCAGAAAATTTTCTACTTCAGCGGAAAAATGCTCTACAGTCAGCTTTGGCTAAGCTTtgtgtgaagaagaaagtgaaatGCGTAGAAGACTTATTGCTCCAGTATAATCCAAATCCTG ATGTCTCAAAGCCTCGATATGTTCGTGTAAATACACTTAAAATGGACTTTGAGTCTGCTTTTCTTGAATTGAGCAAACAGCACAAG CAGGTGCAGAAGGATGACATAGTCCCAGACTTATTGGTGCTACCGCCAGGGACTGATTTGCATGATCACCCTTTGGTGAAAAATGGAAGTATTTTTCTGCAA GGGAAGGCAAGTTCCATGGTGGCAGTTGCTCTTGGACCTCAGCCCGGTTGGGAG GTTCTGGATGCTTGTTCAGCTCCAGGAAACAAAACTGTTCACCTTGCCGCCCTCATGAGAGGAAAGGGAAAAATCACTGCTTGTGAACTTAACAAAGATCGAGTGAAACGATTAGAGGAGACTGTTAAATACTCCGGAGCTTCTA ATGTGGaagttttgcacggaaacttttTAAACATTAGCACAGAAGACCCCTTGTACACAGAG GTTCGGGCCATTCTCCTGGATCCTTCTTGCTCTGGTTCTGGAACTGCTGTTGACAGATTGGATCATCTTCtcccatcatatactgcag CTCAAGCTGCTGATGTTGCTGACACTCCAAGGGTGAAAAACCTTGCTGCTTTCCAAAGCAAAGCTCTTGCACATGCACTATCTT TCCCAGCTGTTGAGAGAGTGGTGTACAGCACTTGTTCCATCTTCCAAACCGAAAACGAGGATGTTGTTAAGTCGGTTCTCCCACTGGCTGATTCCCTTGGTTTTCATCTGGAAACTGCACTTCCAAAGTGGACTCGCCGTGGTCTCCCAGTATTTGAAGGCT CTGAACATTTGTTAAGAACTGATCCAGTGGTGGACATGGAGGGTTTCTTTATTGCACTATTTGTGAAGAAGACTGCAGTTAGCAGCTCGGTTGTCTCACAGGAAAACGAAGACCATGGCCACATAAAGCAAACGAAGGAGCTTAATGGGCAAAACCAGTATTTGAGAAAGAAACCTGTAAGGAGGAGATTGTTGCCCACTCGCTTTGTGAGGATGGCAGAAATGATGTCGCGCTCTTATTTGATCCGTTGA